GTATTCATGAGCGGCAGGGTTTCATTCAAATAACGATGATCCAGGTGGATTTCAATTTCATTTTTCCATATATCCTTGATGTCCCCGAAATCTATCATCAAACCGCGTGAATCCGTATATCCGCTCAATCCGAATATGACCTTATATGTGTGGCCATGCAGGTTCTTGCATTTCCCTTCATAGTCATGCAGATGGTGCGCCGCGTCAAAGGTGAATTCCTTACTCACGAGAACCCTCTTGGTTGTATACTTCAATTGGCTGCGCTGAATGTCTTCATCTATTTTTTGGAGTTTATCCACTATTGTAAAACCGTACATCATGAAAGCACCTTCCGTCTGCTTACATAGTCATCCAGTCCTTTTTTCCGCAGATTACATGCCGGACAATCTCCACAGCCGTCGGAGATGATTCCGTTATAGCAAGTCAGGGTCTTTTCGCGGACAAAGTCGAAGGCGCCAAGCTGATCCGCAAGCTCCCATGTTTCTTCTTTATTAAGCCACATTAGCGGCGTATCAATCACGAATGACTGGTCCATTGACAAGTTCAAGGTCACATTCAACGATTTAATGAATACATCGCGGCAGTCAGGATATCCGCTGAAATCCGTTTCACAGACACCGGTGACAATATGTTTAGCGCCAATCTGACTCGCCAGCACTCCTGCAAACGAAAGGAACAGCAAATTCCTCCCTGGTACGAAAGTCGACGGCAACTCCCCTTCTTCTCCATCCTCAACTGCAATATCACTTCTCGTCAATGCATTCGGTGCCAGTTGGTTCAACAGCGACATGTCAAGGATATGATGGTTCACGCCCAATTCCTTGGCGATGTTTTGAGCGCATTCGATTTCCAAGCTATGCCGCTGATTATAATCGAACGTCACCGCTTCCACTTCCTCAAATCTCTCCAATGCCCAGAACAGGCACGTCGTACTGTCCTGACCTCCGCTAAACACAACCACTGCCTTTTCTTTCTTCTTCATTTCTATAAAACTCCTTTTTACGGAAAAAAACAGCACCCTAAGAATAGAGCACTGTTTCTCCTTAGTTTTTTTGAGAGGGTAGCTAGAACCTCTTCCGCCTTAACGCGGAATATTATATTTTTCCAAGTCAATAGTAACTTGAAAACGATTATAAATCAAGATGAATAGATTTAGTGAATAGTAGAGCTGATGGAAAATTTGGTTATCTTTTCATTGCTTAAATATCCCATTATCCGTCCGATAAAATAGTGTGATTAAAATATCGATAAAGGGGTCCATTAATTTGAAAAGCATTAAAGGAAAGGTATTGGTGGCATTTTCACTCATCATATCTTTATGTGTCATCTTAGGAGCATTCAACATTTACAGCAGCAACAAGTCACTGGTATATTCCCAGGATATCATCGAAAAGGAACTTCCGCTTCTTATCCAAGATGAAAAGCTGCTATATAATCTAGCACAAAGAACCGCATTCGCCCGAGCCTATATTCTATATGGTGACAAGAGTTATAAAGAAAGGTTCTTACAATATACTGAAGACAGCAAGGTCATCCAGGAAGATCTCCTGGCTTCGAGCGACTCTGATAAAGTGAAGGCATTGATCGAGAAAAGCGGGGATTGGAGGTTGATGATTGTCGACCGGGTATTTCCACAATATGAAAAGGGAAATGAAGAACGAGCGAAAGAGATACTCAAAAATGAAGTGGCGCCAATCAGCAATGAAGTAATGGAGGGTTTCAAGGAGCTTGCTTCGGAACGCGAGGAATTGATTGTCGCTTCAGGTGAAACCGTCATCGCAA
This sequence is a window from Brevibacillus sp. JNUCC-41. Protein-coding genes within it:
- the queD gene encoding 6-carboxytetrahydropterin synthase QueD, translating into MYGFTIVDKLQKIDEDIQRSQLKYTTKRVLVSKEFTFDAAHHLHDYEGKCKNLHGHTYKVIFGLSGYTDSRGLMIDFGDIKDIWKNEIEIHLDHRYLNETLPLMNTTAENMVVWIYEKMAEALSLKEYEGARVEFVRLYETPTSYAEARREWMESE
- the queC gene encoding 7-cyano-7-deazaguanine synthase QueC; amino-acid sequence: MKKKEKAVVVFSGGQDSTTCLFWALERFEEVEAVTFDYNQRHSLEIECAQNIAKELGVNHHILDMSLLNQLAPNALTRSDIAVEDGEEGELPSTFVPGRNLLFLSFAGVLASQIGAKHIVTGVCETDFSGYPDCRDVFIKSLNVTLNLSMDQSFVIDTPLMWLNKEETWELADQLGAFDFVREKTLTCYNGIISDGCGDCPACNLRKKGLDDYVSRRKVLS